In Phlebotomus papatasi isolate M1 chromosome 1, Ppap_2.1, whole genome shotgun sequence, the following proteins share a genomic window:
- the LOC129798842 gene encoding cystinosin homolog isoform X3, translating to MRKVNFHSVLFFIASTAVLLLSGQTNAQTNQLFTLSVSTQDLTVLVGETTEFNLEFRGFLNETGKVYFYDQHDGLIDVIPRVLELQPSAQPNNEILYPIRVEGLNPGHLEVTSNYTIGGRSFPGENLFVRITVAISEIIIYVSIVVGWVYFVAWSISFYPQIYYNFQRKSVVGLNPDFLALNIVGFVMYSVFNMGLFWNPGIQAEYFERFPRGLNPVLVNDVVFSLHAAFATLVTIGQCFIYERGDQRVSNVARGILGIFAVVVIVCAILAATDTFHWLDFLYACSYIKLTITLIKYVPQALMNYRRKSTVGWSIGNILLDFTGGILSMLQMMLNAHNYDDWDSIFGDPTKFGLGLFSVCFDVVFIIQHYVLYRRKSGSTKNLTESSTENNVPEKY from the exons ATGAGAAAAGTGAATTTCCATAGTGTATTATTTTTTATCGCATCCACAGCAGTATTATTGCTATCAG GCCAAACAAATGCCCAAACAAATCAACTATTTACACTGAGTGTTTCGACACAAGACTTGACTGTTTTAGTGGGAGAAACTACAGAATTCAACTTGGAATTCAG AGGATTCCTCAATGAGACGGGCAAAGTCTATTTCTACGACCAACACGATGGATTAATAGATGTGATACCCAGAGTGCTTGAATTGCAACCATCTGCCCAGccaaataatgaaatattgtacCCAATTCGCGTAGAGGGTCTCAATCCCGGTCATCTCGAAGTCACGTCCAATTACACGATTGGAGGCAGAAGTTT TCCCGGCGAAAATTTATTTGTGAGGATAACAGTAGCAATTTCTGAGATAATAATCTACGTGTCAATTGTTGTGGGATGGGTTTACTTTGTGGCATGGTCAATATCCTTCTATCCCCAAATCTACTACAATTTCCAAAGAAAGAGCGTTGTTGGTCTCAATCCAGACTTCTTGGCGCTCAATATTGTAGGCTTTGTGATGTACAGTGTATTCAATATGGGACTGTTTTGGAATCCTGGAATTCAGGCTGAATATTTTGAGCGCTTCCCACGTGGATTGAATCCTGTCCTAGTCAATGACGTAGTATTCTCCCTTCATGCCGCTTTTGCCACCCTCGTCACCATTGGTCAATGTTTTATTTATGAG CGTGGTGATCAACGAGTATCAAATGTTGCTCGTGGAATTTTGGGCATTTTTGCAGTTGTTGTTATTGTTTGTGCCATTCTGGCAGCCACAGATACTTTCCATTGGTTGGACTTCCTGTATGCCTGCAGCTACATTAAGCTCACCATCACCCTCATTAAGTATGTTCCACAAGCCCTCATGAACTACAGAAGGAAATCAACTGTCGGATGGAGCATTGGTAACATTCTTCTTGATTTCACCGGAGGAATTCTCTCAATGCTTCAAATGATGCTCAATGCTCACAACTACG atGATTGGGATTCGATATTCGGTGATCCCACAAAATTCGGTCTTGGACTATTTTCTGTATGCTTCGATGTTGTATTTATCATCCAACACTACGTTCTGTACCG ACGCAAATCTGGCTCCACGAAGAACCTGACTGAATCTTCGACAGAGAATAATGTaccagaaaaatattaa
- the LOC129798842 gene encoding cystinosin homolog isoform X2 codes for MRKVNFHSVLFFIASTAVLLLSGQTNAQTNQLFTLSVSTQDLTVLVGETTEFNLEFRGFLNETGKVYFYDQHDGLIDVIPRVLELQPSAQPNNEILYPIRVEGLNPGHLEVTSNYTIGGRSFPGENLFVRITVAISEIIIYVSIVVGWVYFVAWSISFYPQIYYNFQRKSVVGLNPDFLALNIVGFVMYSVFNMGLFWNPGIQAEYFERFPRGLNPVLVNDVVFSLHAAFATLVTIGQCFIYERGDQRVSNVARGILGIFAVVVIVCAILAATDTFHWLDFLYACSYIKLTITLIKYVPQALMNYRRKSTVGWSIGNILLDFTGGILSMLQMMLNAHNYDDWDSIFGDPTKFGLGLFSVCFDVVFIIQHYVLYRDRHSGLKENSSNLEKLIADKEKQEMVP; via the exons ATGAGAAAAGTGAATTTCCATAGTGTATTATTTTTTATCGCATCCACAGCAGTATTATTGCTATCAG GCCAAACAAATGCCCAAACAAATCAACTATTTACACTGAGTGTTTCGACACAAGACTTGACTGTTTTAGTGGGAGAAACTACAGAATTCAACTTGGAATTCAG AGGATTCCTCAATGAGACGGGCAAAGTCTATTTCTACGACCAACACGATGGATTAATAGATGTGATACCCAGAGTGCTTGAATTGCAACCATCTGCCCAGccaaataatgaaatattgtacCCAATTCGCGTAGAGGGTCTCAATCCCGGTCATCTCGAAGTCACGTCCAATTACACGATTGGAGGCAGAAGTTT TCCCGGCGAAAATTTATTTGTGAGGATAACAGTAGCAATTTCTGAGATAATAATCTACGTGTCAATTGTTGTGGGATGGGTTTACTTTGTGGCATGGTCAATATCCTTCTATCCCCAAATCTACTACAATTTCCAAAGAAAGAGCGTTGTTGGTCTCAATCCAGACTTCTTGGCGCTCAATATTGTAGGCTTTGTGATGTACAGTGTATTCAATATGGGACTGTTTTGGAATCCTGGAATTCAGGCTGAATATTTTGAGCGCTTCCCACGTGGATTGAATCCTGTCCTAGTCAATGACGTAGTATTCTCCCTTCATGCCGCTTTTGCCACCCTCGTCACCATTGGTCAATGTTTTATTTATGAG CGTGGTGATCAACGAGTATCAAATGTTGCTCGTGGAATTTTGGGCATTTTTGCAGTTGTTGTTATTGTTTGTGCCATTCTGGCAGCCACAGATACTTTCCATTGGTTGGACTTCCTGTATGCCTGCAGCTACATTAAGCTCACCATCACCCTCATTAAGTATGTTCCACAAGCCCTCATGAACTACAGAAGGAAATCAACTGTCGGATGGAGCATTGGTAACATTCTTCTTGATTTCACCGGAGGAATTCTCTCAATGCTTCAAATGATGCTCAATGCTCACAACTACG atGATTGGGATTCGATATTCGGTGATCCCACAAAATTCGGTCTTGGACTATTTTCTGTATGCTTCGATGTTGTATTTATCATCCAACACTACGTTCTGTACCG GGATCGACACAGCGGGCTTAAAGAAAATAGCTCAAATCTCGAAAAACTCATTGCAGACAAAGAAAAGCAGGAGATGGTACCATAA
- the LOC129798842 gene encoding cystinosin homolog isoform X1, translated as MRKVNFHSVLFFIASTAVLLLSGQTNAQTNQLFTLSVSTQDLTVLVGETTEFNLEFRGFLNETGKVYFYDQHDGLIDVIPRVLELQPSAQPNNEILYPIRVEGLNPGHLEVTSNYTIGGRSFPGENLFVRITVAISEIIIYVSIVVGWVYFVAWSISFYPQIYYNFQRKSVVGLNPDFLALNIVGFVMYSVFNMGLFWNPGIQAEYFERFPRGLNPVLVNDVVFSLHAAFATLVTIGQCFIYERGDQRVSNVARGILGIFAVVVIVCAILAATDTFHWLDFLYACSYIKLTITLIKYVPQALMNYRRKSTVGWSIGNILLDFTGGILSMLQMMLNAHNYDDWDSIFGDPTKFGLGLFSVCFDVVFIIQHYVLYRNATPYEELAGQNIAAEEPQQSPETAEEEDEAPSN; from the exons ATGAGAAAAGTGAATTTCCATAGTGTATTATTTTTTATCGCATCCACAGCAGTATTATTGCTATCAG GCCAAACAAATGCCCAAACAAATCAACTATTTACACTGAGTGTTTCGACACAAGACTTGACTGTTTTAGTGGGAGAAACTACAGAATTCAACTTGGAATTCAG AGGATTCCTCAATGAGACGGGCAAAGTCTATTTCTACGACCAACACGATGGATTAATAGATGTGATACCCAGAGTGCTTGAATTGCAACCATCTGCCCAGccaaataatgaaatattgtacCCAATTCGCGTAGAGGGTCTCAATCCCGGTCATCTCGAAGTCACGTCCAATTACACGATTGGAGGCAGAAGTTT TCCCGGCGAAAATTTATTTGTGAGGATAACAGTAGCAATTTCTGAGATAATAATCTACGTGTCAATTGTTGTGGGATGGGTTTACTTTGTGGCATGGTCAATATCCTTCTATCCCCAAATCTACTACAATTTCCAAAGAAAGAGCGTTGTTGGTCTCAATCCAGACTTCTTGGCGCTCAATATTGTAGGCTTTGTGATGTACAGTGTATTCAATATGGGACTGTTTTGGAATCCTGGAATTCAGGCTGAATATTTTGAGCGCTTCCCACGTGGATTGAATCCTGTCCTAGTCAATGACGTAGTATTCTCCCTTCATGCCGCTTTTGCCACCCTCGTCACCATTGGTCAATGTTTTATTTATGAG CGTGGTGATCAACGAGTATCAAATGTTGCTCGTGGAATTTTGGGCATTTTTGCAGTTGTTGTTATTGTTTGTGCCATTCTGGCAGCCACAGATACTTTCCATTGGTTGGACTTCCTGTATGCCTGCAGCTACATTAAGCTCACCATCACCCTCATTAAGTATGTTCCACAAGCCCTCATGAACTACAGAAGGAAATCAACTGTCGGATGGAGCATTGGTAACATTCTTCTTGATTTCACCGGAGGAATTCTCTCAATGCTTCAAATGATGCTCAATGCTCACAACTACG atGATTGGGATTCGATATTCGGTGATCCCACAAAATTCGGTCTTGGACTATTTTCTGTATGCTTCGATGTTGTATTTATCATCCAACACTACGTTCTGTACCG CAATGCGACTCCTTATGAGGAGCTCGCTGGGCAGAATATTGCTGCTGAAGAACCACAGCAATCACCAGAAACAGCTGAAGAAGAGGATGAGGCGCCATCCAATTAA